From one Luteolibacter sp. SL250 genomic stretch:
- a CDS encoding lipocalin family protein, which produces MSRSLILLTALSAAALLTSCGTNRSAATHPPLKTAPKVSTDRYLGKWHEVAHFPQWFQKGCVSATADYSQNKDGTIGVLNTCFRADGSQRTVSGVAEPVDASNNRLRVRFPGNFFARLAPVPEDGNYWIIDVTPDYRHAIVGTPDRQFLWFLSRSPTIPQARFDRMKAIATEQGFDLGKLVVDQHTRITR; this is translated from the coding sequence ATGTCCCGCTCCCTCATCCTGCTGACCGCCCTGTCCGCCGCCGCTCTCCTCACCTCCTGCGGCACCAACCGTTCCGCTGCGACCCATCCGCCGTTGAAGACCGCGCCGAAGGTCTCCACCGACCGCTACCTGGGGAAATGGCATGAGGTCGCCCACTTCCCGCAATGGTTCCAGAAAGGCTGCGTCTCCGCCACCGCGGACTACTCCCAGAACAAGGACGGCACCATCGGCGTGCTGAACACCTGCTTCCGCGCGGACGGCAGCCAGCGCACGGTCAGTGGTGTGGCGGAACCGGTGGACGCGTCCAACAACCGCCTGCGCGTACGCTTTCCCGGCAACTTCTTCGCCCGCCTGGCTCCGGTGCCGGAGGATGGGAACTACTGGATCATCGACGTCACCCCGGACTACCGCCATGCCATCGTCGGCACACCGGACCGCCAGTTCCTCTGGTTCCTGTCCCGCTCCCCCACCATCCCGCAGGCACGGTTCGACCGCATGAAGGCCATCGCCACGGAACAGGGATTCGACCTCGGAAAACTGGTGGTGGACCAGCACACGCGCATCACCCGTTGA
- a CDS encoding PEP-CTERM sorting domain-containing protein has product MKTIAAGCALFAVPTLAFSQSIINSTAFFNPDYEARRPGVGGIVAVQVNNNLYRPAPAGQTSGNVTWNHGAGGFAEAGVAVVGGVELAAYTETTGDTLVFGRELVANGVLALLQPAIDAVVGANVLSTWSSQATVTGLSIAPGQVYEARFNVTSGTNLPVDLLDSLTFGITNPEVDGATAGGSQLLDVLGLLTLGTASSTGDYAFQFTSSAALSSLTFSFDASSAVSLGLLGGAEGNQNVLTFSGFEVVPVPEPSSLALGGMAGVALLIRRKRRS; this is encoded by the coding sequence ATGAAAACGATAGCAGCAGGCTGCGCCCTTTTCGCAGTCCCCACGCTGGCGTTCAGCCAGTCCATCATCAACTCCACGGCGTTCTTCAACCCCGACTATGAGGCGCGGCGCCCCGGCGTCGGCGGCATCGTCGCCGTGCAGGTGAACAATAACCTGTACCGTCCCGCCCCGGCCGGACAAACCAGCGGGAACGTGACCTGGAACCACGGCGCGGGAGGCTTCGCCGAGGCGGGCGTCGCAGTCGTCGGCGGTGTCGAGCTGGCCGCGTATACCGAAACGACGGGAGACACCCTGGTGTTCGGCAGGGAACTGGTGGCCAACGGAGTGCTGGCGCTGCTGCAGCCCGCCATCGACGCCGTGGTGGGGGCCAACGTCCTGTCCACCTGGTCATCCCAGGCCACGGTGACGGGTCTCTCCATCGCCCCGGGCCAGGTCTATGAGGCACGTTTCAATGTCACCTCCGGAACCAACCTTCCCGTCGATCTGCTGGATTCCCTGACCTTCGGGATCACCAATCCGGAAGTGGACGGGGCGACGGCAGGCGGTTCCCAGCTCCTGGACGTGCTGGGTCTGCTGACCCTGGGAACGGCGTCCTCGACCGGGGACTACGCCTTCCAGTTCACCTCCAGCGCCGCGCTCAGCTCGCTGACCTTCAGCTTCGACGCATCCTCCGCGGTCAGCCTCGGGCTGCTCGGCGGCGCGGAAGGCAACCAGAACGTGCTGACCTTCTCCGGCTTCGAGGTGGTCCCCGTCCCGGAACCCAGCTCGCTCGCCCTCGGCGGCATGGCCGGGGTCGCCCTGCTCATCCGCAGGAAGCGCCGCAGCTAG
- a CDS encoding autotransporter-associated beta strand repeat-containing protein yields MKPSRLPAWLRRALMVAACATTGTTPALAATWYWDADPLTADPQQASGTWTNGGNTWWIGGANVPWDNAADPANIAHFGTSTGVGPAEDSRTVTIDGNVNAAGVSFNTSTSGFGYILTGGSLSLGSGGFIEAAGGPATDLNRRHQLDTVITGNNITLRRLVVQDITGLAMLQLRGANTWTGNLTLTSAEGAGLFVEAYSGAALNNLTTVTVGSNAGMVLATADAFTTNFSLNGTGSSSRGALRFDVNGGSVSGNITLAGSTSIGTLNNTVTATISGNILQPTSTARALTINGGSGNTGTLILTGANNYTGRTTIANGIASVSSINSVAGGTATSNLGAPTTAANGIIYLGGSTNTGQLLYTGAGETTDRGLNLAGTTGGGTINNSGSGLLKFTGNVTATGAGIKTLNLQGAGDGEISGVISDNSAANTTGVTKASSGTWTLSGANTYSGRTTIANGTLSVSSINSVAGGTASSSLGAPITVDNGTIYLGSSGSTGQLLYTGTGETTDRVINLSGTTGGGIITQNGTGLLKFSSNLTTTGNGSKSLTLQGSGEGEFAGIISNSTSATSLIKSGTGTWTLSGANTYTGSTTVNDGILRLAGVGVINSGTLTMNGGQFDLNGTSQTITNLTGTGGAVTNGAAATSSTLNVTAASGNYGGTLADGAGSLSFTKGGSGTLTLSGANSHSGLTTVSAGVLVVGHNTALGTTAGGTTVSDGARVTLADGVVVTGEAITITGQGGANGALQASANSTGTWNGSVTTTGPEARIGAQIGGHLIINGNIDASARSVIIRTNGDASTSGADFDNTAVTFGGTYTGSDIFFYQGVLKLGASDRISDTTLITMGTSSTNIRQRFDLNGFNDTIAGLAVSGSAAGSTHEVTNSSATLSTLTLDSGTNRSFSGIVTGNLAVRKMGSNTVTFSGANTYTGTTSVDAGSFNVSGQVTGGGSVVVATSATFNLTSTGTFVFKIGDNGVNNTISGAGTTNLNGIVHFDLTTAALAEGNSWDVVDTSGSTSWTGVRITSTSGDFQDNGGIWTLDTGGSLWSFDQGTGVLSYVPEPGSAMLILTGLAGYALRRRRVA; encoded by the coding sequence ATGAAACCCTCCCGTCTCCCCGCATGGCTCCGTCGTGCCCTGATGGTGGCCGCATGCGCCACCACCGGCACCACTCCGGCACTGGCAGCCACCTGGTATTGGGATGCGGATCCGCTCACCGCCGACCCCCAGCAGGCCAGCGGCACCTGGACCAACGGCGGCAACACCTGGTGGATCGGCGGGGCCAACGTGCCGTGGGACAATGCGGCGGACCCGGCGAACATCGCCCACTTCGGCACCAGCACGGGCGTGGGTCCCGCGGAGGACTCACGGACGGTCACCATCGACGGCAACGTCAACGCCGCCGGAGTTTCCTTCAACACCAGCACCTCCGGCTTCGGTTACATCCTGACGGGTGGTTCCCTGTCGCTGGGCAGCGGAGGTTTCATCGAAGCCGCCGGCGGCCCGGCCACCGATCTGAACCGCCGCCACCAGCTCGACACCGTCATCACCGGGAACAACATCACCCTCAGACGCCTCGTGGTGCAGGACATCACCGGCCTCGCCATGCTGCAACTGCGTGGCGCGAACACCTGGACGGGAAATCTCACACTCACCTCCGCGGAGGGGGCCGGACTCTTCGTCGAGGCCTACAGCGGGGCCGCGCTGAACAACCTGACCACTGTCACCGTGGGGTCGAACGCGGGCATGGTCCTCGCCACCGCGGATGCGTTCACCACGAATTTCTCCCTCAACGGCACGGGTTCATCAAGCAGGGGCGCCCTCCGCTTCGACGTCAATGGAGGCAGTGTTTCCGGCAACATCACGCTCGCTGGCAGCACCAGCATCGGCACGCTCAACAACACCGTCACCGCGACCATCTCCGGGAACATCCTCCAGCCCACCTCGACCGCGCGCGCACTGACCATCAACGGCGGCAGCGGCAACACCGGCACCCTCATCCTCACCGGGGCGAACAACTATACGGGCCGTACCACCATCGCCAACGGCATCGCGAGCGTTTCCTCCATCAACAGCGTGGCCGGCGGCACCGCCACCAGCAACCTGGGCGCGCCCACCACCGCGGCCAACGGCATCATCTACCTGGGCGGCAGCACGAACACCGGACAACTGCTCTACACCGGCGCCGGGGAAACGACCGACCGCGGCCTCAACCTCGCCGGGACCACCGGCGGCGGCACCATCAACAACAGCGGCAGCGGCCTGCTGAAGTTCACCGGCAACGTCACCGCCACCGGCGCGGGCATCAAAACCCTCAACCTCCAGGGCGCGGGTGACGGGGAGATCTCCGGCGTCATTTCCGACAACTCCGCCGCCAACACGACCGGCGTCACCAAGGCCAGCTCCGGCACGTGGACGCTGTCCGGCGCGAACACCTACAGCGGCAGGACCACTATCGCCAACGGCACCCTCAGCGTTTCCTCCATCAACAGCGTGGCGGGCGGCACCGCCAGCAGCAGCCTGGGCGCCCCCATCACGGTGGACAACGGCACCATCTACCTGGGCAGCAGCGGCAGCACCGGACAACTGCTCTACACCGGCACCGGGGAAACGACCGACCGGGTGATCAACCTCTCCGGAACCACCGGCGGCGGCATCATCACCCAGAACGGCACCGGCTTGCTGAAGTTCAGCAGCAACCTCACCACCACCGGCAACGGCAGCAAGTCCCTCACCCTCCAGGGCAGCGGCGAGGGCGAATTCGCAGGCATCATTTCCAACAGCACCAGCGCCACCAGCCTCATCAAGTCCGGCACCGGCACCTGGACGCTGTCCGGAGCGAACACCTACACCGGCAGCACCACGGTGAACGACGGCATCCTGCGGCTCGCGGGAGTGGGGGTCATCAACTCCGGAACCCTCACCATGAACGGCGGCCAGTTCGACCTGAACGGCACCAGCCAGACCATCACGAACCTGACCGGCACCGGCGGGGCCGTCACCAACGGCGCGGCCGCCACCAGCTCCACCCTCAATGTCACGGCCGCCTCCGGAAACTACGGCGGCACCCTGGCGGATGGAGCGGGTTCCCTCAGCTTCACGAAGGGCGGCAGCGGCACCCTCACCCTCAGCGGGGCCAACAGCCACAGCGGGCTCACCACCGTGTCCGCGGGCGTCCTCGTCGTCGGCCACAACACCGCGCTCGGCACCACGGCGGGCGGTACCACGGTATCCGACGGCGCGCGCGTCACCCTCGCCGACGGCGTGGTGGTCACCGGTGAGGCCATCACCATCACCGGCCAGGGCGGGGCGAACGGCGCGCTGCAGGCGTCAGCCAACAGCACCGGCACCTGGAACGGCTCCGTCACCACCACCGGCCCGGAGGCACGCATCGGCGCGCAGATCGGCGGCCACCTTATCATCAACGGCAACATCGACGCCTCCGCCCGCAGTGTCATCATCCGCACCAACGGCGACGCATCCACCTCAGGCGCGGACTTTGACAACACCGCCGTCACCTTCGGCGGGACCTACACCGGCAGTGACATCTTCTTCTACCAGGGCGTGCTGAAGCTCGGCGCGTCCGACCGCATCTCGGACACCACGCTCATCACCATGGGCACGTCCTCCACCAACATCCGCCAGAGATTCGACCTGAACGGCTTCAACGATACCATCGCCGGACTGGCCGTCAGCGGGTCCGCGGCGGGCAGCACCCATGAAGTGACCAACAGCTCCGCCACCCTCAGCACGCTGACGCTGGACTCCGGCACCAACCGGAGCTTCTCCGGCATCGTCACCGGGAACCTGGCCGTCCGGAAAATGGGGTCGAACACGGTGACCTTCTCCGGCGCCAACACCTACACCGGCACCACCTCCGTCGATGCCGGTTCCTTCAACGTCTCCGGCCAGGTCACCGGTGGCGGCTCCGTGGTCGTCGCCACCAGCGCCACCTTCAACCTCACCTCCACCGGCACCTTCGTCTTCAAGATCGGGGACAACGGCGTCAACAACACCATCAGCGGCGCGGGCACCACCAACCTCAACGGCATCGTCCACTTCGACCTCACCACCGCCGCGCTCGCCGAAGGAAATTCGTGGGACGTGGTGGATACCTCCGGCTCCACCTCATGGACCGGCGTCCGCATCACCAGCACCTCCGGTGACTTCCAGGACAACGGCGGGATCTGGACACTGGACACCGGCGGCAGCCTCTGGAGCTTCGACCAGGGCACCGGCGTCCTCTCCTACGTCCCGGAGCCCGGCTCCGCCATGCTGATCCTCACCGGACTGGCGGGCTACGCCCTGCGCCGCCGCCGCGTGGCCTGA
- a CDS encoding PhzF family phenazine biosynthesis protein, with product MNLEFLQVDAFSRRALFGNPAAVVFGADDALPQVTMQRIAREMNLSETVFLFPPTSPAADYRVRIFTPRSELPFAGHPTLAAARAVQHRFPELRSALLLRQECGIGIVPVEVSGSGENVTYTMTQATPAHRPVDPGQQAIAEMLGCAAGQLPPSPPEVVSTGVNWLIVELDDFSTVASLRPDFGLISASCASLGAVGMTVFARAGSFPGLRLKVRTFAPGEGVMEDPVCGSGNGSVAAYLARHCYPEVDHASYLAQQGREIDRTGEVEVSWTRRDGEVAVKVGGATAISASGEIFFDADPVQESST from the coding sequence ATGAATCTGGAATTTCTGCAAGTGGATGCTTTTTCGCGGCGGGCCTTGTTCGGCAACCCGGCGGCGGTCGTGTTCGGCGCGGACGATGCGTTGCCACAGGTGACCATGCAGAGGATCGCCCGCGAGATGAACCTTTCGGAGACCGTTTTCCTGTTTCCTCCAACATCGCCGGCGGCGGACTACCGCGTGCGGATCTTCACGCCACGGAGCGAGCTGCCCTTTGCGGGGCATCCCACGCTCGCGGCGGCGCGGGCCGTGCAGCACCGCTTTCCGGAGTTGAGGTCGGCATTGTTGCTGAGGCAGGAGTGCGGCATCGGCATCGTGCCGGTGGAGGTGTCCGGCAGCGGAGAAAATGTGACCTACACCATGACCCAGGCCACCCCGGCCCACCGGCCGGTGGATCCCGGGCAGCAGGCCATTGCGGAGATGCTGGGCTGCGCTGCCGGGCAGCTCCCGCCATCGCCGCCGGAGGTCGTGTCAACCGGGGTCAACTGGCTGATCGTGGAGCTGGATGACTTCAGCACGGTCGCTTCGCTCAGGCCGGACTTCGGCCTCATCAGCGCGTCGTGCGCGTCGCTCGGTGCGGTGGGCATGACAGTGTTCGCGCGCGCGGGATCTTTCCCAGGGTTGCGGCTGAAGGTGCGGACCTTCGCCCCGGGGGAGGGGGTGATGGAAGACCCGGTGTGCGGATCCGGCAACGGATCGGTCGCCGCCTATCTCGCCAGGCACTGTTATCCGGAGGTGGACCACGCATCCTACCTCGCGCAACAAGGCCGGGAGATCGACAGGACAGGCGAGGTGGAGGTCTCCTGGACCCGCCGGGATGGTGAGGTGGCCGTGAAGGTGGGAGGTGCGACGGCGATCTCCGCATCCGGTGAAATCTTCTTCGACGCCGATCCTGTCCAGGAATCCTCCACCTGA
- a CDS encoding right-handed parallel beta-helix repeat-containing protein, whose amino-acid sequence MNVIDEILPRGVETGALPSTRRMSDTVDVMKRNFLSMTGSLHFLMILLISACAGMTGGGLRAATYEVGPGMALGEPGEVPWEALQAGDVVRIHARKEPYRAKWVLCVRGEADRPIRVQGVPDQQGALPVIEGNGAVTRAELDFWGEERAVIKVGGANKPADIVPAHVIIENLHIRGARPPHTFTGRGGVRPYPRMAAAIYVENGGYITIRGCVMEDCGNGLMTSHRSREILVEGCHIHGNGIENSISEHNSYTASHGIIFQYNRFGPLRAGCRGNNLKDRSAGLIVRCNWLEGGSRQLDLVDGSDHESIRQDPRYRVTEVHGNVLIEPEGDGNNQIVHYGGDSGNEEWYRGGTLRFHHNTIISRREGLTTLFRLSSAGESVECFRNVGHVGGRRARLQLLGAPGKLSVAHCWLPERCHLSPGVDAVGDRGLVGVRFGGDPGFINPRGQDFRPRADSPLTAFGPGDGAGKDGAPGNEYLPHQQGRERPEAAWVVPGAFAPAGR is encoded by the coding sequence ATGAATGTGATAGATGAAATCCTCCCCCGTGGCGTGGAGACGGGAGCCTTGCCCTCCACCCGGAGAATGTCCGACACTGTCGATGTGATGAAACGGAACTTCCTCAGTATGACGGGCAGCCTCCACTTCCTGATGATCCTCCTGATTTCAGCATGCGCCGGCATGACGGGCGGCGGCCTGCGTGCCGCGACCTATGAAGTGGGGCCGGGCATGGCGCTGGGCGAGCCGGGGGAGGTTCCGTGGGAGGCGCTGCAGGCGGGGGATGTCGTCCGCATCCACGCGCGGAAGGAACCTTACCGGGCGAAGTGGGTGCTGTGTGTCCGTGGTGAGGCGGACCGGCCCATCCGCGTGCAGGGCGTGCCGGACCAGCAGGGGGCGCTGCCGGTGATCGAGGGCAACGGCGCGGTGACCCGTGCGGAGCTGGATTTCTGGGGGGAGGAGCGTGCGGTCATCAAGGTCGGCGGTGCGAACAAACCCGCGGACATCGTGCCCGCGCACGTCATCATCGAGAACCTGCACATCCGCGGGGCGCGCCCGCCCCATACCTTCACCGGCCGTGGGGGAGTCCGGCCGTATCCGCGCATGGCGGCCGCCATCTATGTGGAGAATGGCGGGTACATCACCATCCGTGGCTGCGTAATGGAGGACTGCGGCAACGGCTTGATGACCTCACATCGGTCGAGGGAGATCCTTGTGGAGGGCTGCCACATCCATGGGAACGGCATCGAGAACAGCATCTCGGAGCACAACTCTTACACCGCGTCCCATGGCATCATCTTCCAGTACAACCGGTTCGGTCCGCTGCGGGCCGGGTGCCGCGGCAACAACCTGAAGGACCGCTCCGCCGGTCTGATCGTGCGCTGCAACTGGCTGGAAGGGGGGAGCAGGCAGCTCGACCTGGTGGACGGATCCGACCATGAAAGCATCCGCCAGGATCCCCGCTACCGTGTGACGGAAGTCCACGGCAACGTCCTCATCGAGCCGGAAGGTGACGGCAACAACCAGATCGTCCACTACGGTGGGGATAGTGGCAACGAGGAGTGGTATCGGGGTGGTACGCTCCGCTTCCACCACAACACCATCATCTCGCGGCGGGAGGGGCTCACCACGCTGTTCCGGCTGTCCTCCGCGGGGGAGTCGGTGGAATGTTTCCGCAATGTGGGTCATGTGGGCGGACGCCGCGCGCGGCTGCAGCTTCTGGGCGCTCCGGGGAAGCTGTCGGTGGCCCACTGCTGGCTGCCGGAGCGCTGCCATCTCAGTCCGGGCGTGGACGCGGTGGGGGACCGCGGGCTGGTGGGGGTGCGCTTCGGCGGGGATCCCGGGTTCATCAACCCTCGTGGACAGGATTTCCGGCCCCGTGCGGATTCACCGCTCACCGCGTTCGGCCCCGGTGATGGCGCGGGGAAAGATGGCGCTCCGGGGAATGAATACCTGCCCCACCAACAGGGGCGGGAACGGCCGGAGGCGGCCTGGGTGGTGCCCGGCGCGTTCGCCCCGGCAGGCCGCTGA